One stretch of Manis pentadactyla isolate mManPen7 chromosome 10, mManPen7.hap1, whole genome shotgun sequence DNA includes these proteins:
- the MDH2 gene encoding malate dehydrogenase, mitochondrial isoform X1: MLCSLARPFCAAVRRSFSTSAQSNAKVAVLGASGGIGQPLSLLLKNSPLVSRLTLYDIAHTPGVAADLSHIETRATVKGYLGPEQLPDCLKGCDVVVIPAGVPRKPGMTRDDLFNTNATIVATLASACAQHCPEANICIIANPVNSTIPITAEIFKKHGVYNPNKIFGVTTLDIVRANSFVAELKGLDPARVNVPVIGGHAGKTIIPLISQCTPKVDLPQDQLTALTGRIQEAGTEVVKAKAGTGSATLSMAYAGARFVFSLVDAMNGKEGVVECSFVKSQETDCHYFSTPLLLGKQGIEKNLGIGTLSSFEEKMIAEAIPELKASIKKGEDFVKNMK; this comes from the exons AGCAATGCTAAAGTAGCTGTGCTGGGGGCTTCCGGAGGAATCGGGCAGCCCCTCTCGCTTCTCTTGAAGAACAGCCCCTTGGTAAGCCGCCTGACTCTCTACGATATTGCTCACACTCCCGGAGTGGCGGCGGACCTGAGCCACATCGAGACCCGAGCAACTGTAAAAG GCTACCTTGGGCCTGAGCAGCTGCCAGACTGCCTGAAGGGTTGCGATGTGGTGGTTATCCCAGCGGGAGTCCCGCGAAAACCAG GCATGACACGGGATGACCTATTCAACACCAACGCCACAATTGTGGCCACCCTGGCTAGTGCCTGTGCCCAGCACTGTCCTGAGGCCAATATCTGCATCATTGCAAATCCG GTTAACTCCACCATCCCAATCACAGCAGAAATTTTCAAGAAACATGGAGTATACAACCCTAACAAAATCTTTGGGGTAACTACACTGGACATCGTCAGAGCCAACAGTTTTGTTGCAGAACTGAAG GGTTTGGATCCAGCTCGAGTCAATGTTCCGGTCATTGGCGGCCATGCCGGAAAGACCATCATCCCCCTGATCTCTCAG TGTACCCCCAAGGTGGACTTACCCCAGGACCAGCTGACAGCCCTCACTGGGCGGATCCAGGAGGCCGGCACCGAGGTGGTGAAGGCAAAAGCTGGAACTG GCTCTGCCACACTGTCCATGGCATATGCTGGGGCCCGGTTTGTCTTCTCCCTGGTGGATGCAATGAATGGCAAGGAAGGAGTTGTCGAGTGTTCCTTTGTTAAGTCCCAAGAGACGGACTGTCACTATTTCTCCACACCGCTGCTGCTGGGG AAACAGGGCATCGAGAAGAATCTAGGCATTGGCACACTCTCCTCTTTTGAAGAGAAGATGATAGCCGAGGCCATTCCTGAGCTGAAAGCCTCAATCAAAAAAGGAGAAGACTTtgtaaaaaacatgaaataa
- the MDH2 gene encoding malate dehydrogenase, mitochondrial isoform X2, which yields MLCSLARPFCAAVRRSFSTSAQSNAKVAVLGASGGIGQPLSLLLKNSPLVSRLTLYDIAHTPGVAADLSHIETRATVKGYLGPEQLPDCLKGCDVVVIPAGVPRKPGMTRDDLFNTNATIVATLASACAQHCPEANICIIANPVNSTIPITAEIFKKHGVYNPNKIFGVTTLDIVRANSFVAELKGLDPARVNVPVIGGHAGKTIIPLISQCTPKVDLPQDQLTALTGRIQEAGTEVVKAKAGTGSATLSMAYAGARFVFSLVDAMNGKEGVVECSFVKSQETDCHYFSTPLLLGAARDGLERGLPPPACRPSHCSS from the exons AGCAATGCTAAAGTAGCTGTGCTGGGGGCTTCCGGAGGAATCGGGCAGCCCCTCTCGCTTCTCTTGAAGAACAGCCCCTTGGTAAGCCGCCTGACTCTCTACGATATTGCTCACACTCCCGGAGTGGCGGCGGACCTGAGCCACATCGAGACCCGAGCAACTGTAAAAG GCTACCTTGGGCCTGAGCAGCTGCCAGACTGCCTGAAGGGTTGCGATGTGGTGGTTATCCCAGCGGGAGTCCCGCGAAAACCAG GCATGACACGGGATGACCTATTCAACACCAACGCCACAATTGTGGCCACCCTGGCTAGTGCCTGTGCCCAGCACTGTCCTGAGGCCAATATCTGCATCATTGCAAATCCG GTTAACTCCACCATCCCAATCACAGCAGAAATTTTCAAGAAACATGGAGTATACAACCCTAACAAAATCTTTGGGGTAACTACACTGGACATCGTCAGAGCCAACAGTTTTGTTGCAGAACTGAAG GGTTTGGATCCAGCTCGAGTCAATGTTCCGGTCATTGGCGGCCATGCCGGAAAGACCATCATCCCCCTGATCTCTCAG TGTACCCCCAAGGTGGACTTACCCCAGGACCAGCTGACAGCCCTCACTGGGCGGATCCAGGAGGCCGGCACCGAGGTGGTGAAGGCAAAAGCTGGAACTG GCTCTGCCACACTGTCCATGGCATATGCTGGGGCCCGGTTTGTCTTCTCCCTGGTGGATGCAATGAATGGCAAGGAAGGAGTTGTCGAGTGTTCCTTTGTTAAGTCCCAAGAGACGGACTGTCACTATTTCTCCACACCGCTGCTGCTGGGG GCAGCCCGGGACGGTCTGGAAAGAGGCCTCCCTCCCCCAGCGTGCAGGCCATCTCACTGTAGCTCATAA